The Coffea arabica cultivar ET-39 chromosome 4e, Coffea Arabica ET-39 HiFi, whole genome shotgun sequence genome includes a window with the following:
- the LOC113742786 gene encoding D-3-phosphoglycerate dehydrogenase 1, chloroplastic, translated as MASSATAAAAAFISTKLITQQSSDLPPSSPTPTNKLSFLPTPSNNSASFKLLYAPYRNRSSPPVLNVLKTAVESASISFSDPTPLRDSILTPPKPTILVSEKLGEAGLQLLRTFANVDCSYNLSPDDLCAKISLCDALIVRSGTKVTRQVFQAAQGRLKVVGRAGVGIDNVDLQAATEFGCLVVNAPTANTIAAAEHAIALLASMARNVPQADASMKAGKWQRNKYVGVSLVGKTLAVMGFGKVGSEVARRAKGLGMNVIAHDPYAPADRARAIGVDLVSFDEAISTADFISLHMPLTPATSKIFNDETFSKMKKGARIINVARGGVIDEDALVRALDSGTVAQAALDVFTEEPPPKDSKLVQHENVIVTPHLGASTKEAQEGVAVEIAEAVVGALKGELAATAVNAPMVPAEVMSELAPYVVLAEKLGRLAVQLVAGGSGIQSVKVVYRSARDPDNLDTRLLRAMIVKGIIEPISISFVNLVNADFTAKQKGLRISEERVFVDSSPEYPVDSIQVQISNVQSKFASALSETGNISIDGKVKYGIPHLTGVGSFSVDVSLEGNLILCRQVDQPGMIGRVGNILGESNVNVSFMSVGRTAKRIKAIMAIGVDEEPDKDTLKKVGEVPAVEEFVFLEL; from the exons ATGGCTTCCTCTGCAACAGCAGCAGCTGCAGCATTCATTTCTACGAAACTCATAACTCAGCAATCCTCGGACTTACCTCCTTCCTCTCCTACTCCTACTAATAAGCTTTCCTTCCTTCCTACTCCCTCCAACAACTCTGCTTCCTTCAAACTCCTCTACGCCCCATATAGAAATAGGTCCTCTCCTCCTGTTCTCAACGTTCTCAAAACCGCCGTTGAATCCGCCTCCATCTCCTTCTCCGACCCCACCCCTCTCCGTGATTCAATCCTTACCCCTCCCAAACCCACCATTCTTGTCTCCGAGAAGCTCGGAGAAGCCGGCCTCCAGCTCCTCCGCACCTTTGCCAACGTCGATTGCTCCTACAATCTGTCCCCCGACGACCTCTGCGCCAAGATCTCCCTCTGCGACGCCCTCATCGTCCGCAGTGGCACCAAAGTCACCCGACAGGTCTTCCAGGCTGCTCAGGGCCGTTTGAAGGTCGTCGGCCGTGCCGGTGTTGGAATTGACAATGTCGATCTGCAGGCTGCCACCGAATTCGGCTGCTTGGTCGTCAATGCCCCCACCGCCAACACCATTGCTGCCGCCGAGCATGCCATCGCCCTCCTTGCTTCCATGGCTCGCAATGTTCCTCAGGCTGATGCCTCCATGAAAGCTG GAAAATGGCAACGTAACAAGTACGTTGGTGTTTCACTGGTTGGGAAAACACTGGCTGTTATGGGATTTGGAAAAGTTGGTTCTGAAGTTGCAAGGCGAGCAAAAGGCCTTGGTATGAATGTTATTGCACATGACCCCTATGCCCCGGCAGATAGAGCCCGTGCCATTGGTGTGGATTTAGTCTCTTTCGATGAGGCAATTTCTACTGCGGACTTCATTTCACTTCACATGCCTCTTACTCCTGCTACTTCCAAGATATTTAATGACGAAACATTCTCAAAGATGAAGAAAGGAGCACGCATTATAAATGTTGCAAGGGGCGGTGTCATTGATGAAGACGCATTAGTTAGGGCCCTTGACAGCGGTACAGTTGCACAG GCAGCACTTGATGTGTTCACAGAGGAGCCACCGCCAAAAGATAGTAAATTGGTGCAACATGAGAATGTCATTGTTACACCACATCTTGGAGCAAGCACAAAGGAAGCACAA GAAGGCGTTGCAGTTGAAATAGCTGAGGCCGTTGTTGGTGCATTGAAAGGGGAACTTGCGGCAACTGCTGTAAATGCTCCTATGGTTCCTGCTGAG GTGATGTCAGAGTTGGCTCCCTATGTTGTCTTAGCTGAGAAGTTAGGAAGACTAGCTGTGCAGTTAGTAGCTGGTGGGAGTGGCATCCAATCTGTGAAGGTCGTCTATAGATCAGCTCGGGACCCGGACAACTTGGATACCAGGCTTCTGAGGGCCATGATAGTGAAAGGCATTATAGAGCCAATATCCATCTCATTTGTAAACCTGGTAAATGCTGATTTCACAGCAAAACAGAAGGGCCTTCGGATTAGCGAGGAACGAGTCTTTGTTGACTCCTCCCCTGAGTACCCTGTCGACTCAATCCAAGTTCAAATTAGCAATGTTCAATCTAAATTTGCAAGCGCATTGTCAGAGACAGGAAATATTAGCATCGACGGCAAGGTGAAGTATGGAATCCCTCATTTAACAGGTGTGGGATCATTTAGTGTGGATGTTAGTTTGGAAGGGAATCTGATACTGTGCCGCCAAGTTGATCAACCCGGAATGATTGGGAGAGTTGGGAATATTCTTGGAGAGAGCAATGTCAATGTCAGCTTTATGAGCGTAGGAAGGACGGCTAAGAGGATAAAGGCAATCATGGCCATCGGAGTAGATGAAGAACCTGACAAGGATACCCTTAAGAAGGTGGGGGAAGTGCCTGCAGTTGAAGAGTTCGTGTTCCTTGAACTGTAG